The proteins below are encoded in one region of Candidatus Thiodiazotropha sp. LNASS1:
- a CDS encoding dihydroorotate dehydrogenase electron transfer subunit — protein MKKMQRDTVFLEDAEILSHQAFAGDQFIMRLLAPHCAAKAMPGSFVHLTCDPQLPMRRPISIMRCSAKHGWIELLYKRVGKGTGLLAQRTTGEKISLLGPVGNPFTPSPGRNKPLLIGGGVGMPPMVFLADSLRKDPQKQPFVILGSEVPFPFQSIPSQIIIPGLADGVIASMPLLDDWGIGCRLASLQGFPGVFQGYVTELAEQWISSLNMQALSEVEIFACGPHPMLEAVAQLAAKHNIPCQVSLEEFMACGVGGCAGCVVEVQTPQGPAMKRVCVDGPVFDAQTVFA, from the coding sequence ATGAAGAAAATGCAACGTGACACCGTCTTTCTTGAAGATGCTGAAATCCTTTCACATCAGGCTTTTGCCGGCGATCAGTTCATCATGCGCCTGCTCGCTCCCCACTGCGCCGCAAAGGCAATGCCCGGCAGTTTTGTGCATCTCACATGTGATCCGCAGCTTCCAATGCGCCGGCCGATCTCTATCATGCGTTGCTCCGCCAAACATGGCTGGATTGAGCTGCTGTATAAACGTGTAGGCAAGGGAACCGGACTGCTGGCACAACGCACGACCGGGGAGAAGATCAGCCTCTTGGGCCCTGTCGGTAATCCCTTCACCCCTAGCCCGGGCCGTAATAAACCCCTTTTGATAGGCGGTGGTGTCGGCATGCCTCCAATGGTATTTCTGGCGGATTCCTTGCGTAAAGACCCGCAGAAACAACCCTTTGTGATTCTCGGCTCTGAGGTGCCGTTTCCTTTTCAATCCATCCCCTCTCAAATCATCATTCCAGGGCTGGCCGACGGTGTGATCGCCAGCATGCCGCTGCTGGACGATTGGGGGATAGGCTGCAGGCTTGCCAGTCTGCAGGGCTTTCCTGGAGTATTTCAAGGCTATGTCACTGAGTTGGCCGAACAATGGATCAGCTCCCTCAACATGCAGGCATTGTCTGAGGTTGAGATCTTTGCTTGTGGCCCCCACCCGATGCTGGAAGCGGTTGCGCAATTGGCTGCCAAGCATAATATACCTTGCCAGGTCTCTCTGGAGGAGTTCATGGCCTGTGGCGTTGGCGGTTGCGCTGGCTGTGTGGTGGAGGTGCAAACACCTCAGGGGCCGGCGATGAAACGGGTCTGTGTCGATGGGCCGGTATTCGATGCCCAGACAGTGTTTGCCTGA
- the pyrR gene encoding bifunctional pyr operon transcriptional regulator/uracil phosphoribosyltransferase PyrR, translating to MNNRKMYMDANEVRPLVDVMADKVRSLLNSREITDPLMIGIRTGGVWLAEILHNQLVLDDPLGTLDISFYRDDFTRIGMNPEVHPSDLPIPVDDRHIILVDDVLHTGRTIRAALNEIFDYGRPASIILATLVDRSGRELPIQPDVVGLHPELEQNQHITLIGPEPLGLVIGTKTNRSSRSDEQG from the coding sequence ATGAACAATAGAAAAATGTATATGGATGCCAATGAGGTGAGACCTCTGGTAGACGTAATGGCGGACAAAGTCCGTTCTCTGTTGAACTCGAGGGAGATAACAGATCCGTTAATGATCGGTATCCGTACCGGCGGTGTCTGGTTGGCTGAAATACTGCACAACCAGCTCGTATTGGATGATCCTCTCGGCACGCTGGATATCTCTTTTTATCGGGATGACTTCACGCGCATCGGAATGAATCCCGAAGTTCACCCTTCCGATCTCCCTATACCGGTGGATGATCGTCATATCATCCTGGTAGATGATGTCCTGCATACGGGAAGGACAATCCGGGCGGCACTGAATGAGATCTTCGACTATGGACGTCCTGCATCGATCATATTGGCCACACTGGTCGACCGCAGCGGGCGGGAATTGCCGATACAGCCTGACGTGGTCGGATTGCACCCGGAACTGGAGCAGAACCAGCATATCACCTTGATTGGGCCCGAGCCGCTCGGATTGGTGATCGGCACCAAGACAAATCGGAGTTCACGCAGTGATGAACAAGGTTAG
- the purN gene encoding phosphoribosylglycinamide formyltransferase: MSGVPKLPVVVLISGSGTNLQAIIDATLIDLPIEIRAVISNRPDVYGLQRAEQAGIETAILNHKEFTDRESYDRALMKLIDRYSPGLIALAGFMRILTTGFVRHYAGRMLNIHPSLLPKYTGLNTHQRVLDAHDQLHGASVHFVTEELDGGPLVVQAQVTVLEDDDADGLAARVLRKEHQIYALAIRWFAEKRLSMDENGEVILNGKRLEKPVVFTPLEPIG; encoded by the coding sequence GTGAGTGGAGTGCCAAAACTACCTGTCGTGGTGCTGATTTCCGGTAGTGGCACCAACCTTCAGGCAATTATCGATGCCACGCTGATCGATCTCCCCATTGAGATCCGCGCTGTTATAAGCAACCGCCCTGATGTCTACGGTTTGCAACGGGCCGAGCAGGCCGGCATCGAAACAGCTATCCTCAATCACAAGGAGTTCACAGACCGGGAAAGCTACGACCGTGCACTGATGAAATTAATCGACCGCTACTCGCCGGGCCTGATCGCCCTGGCCGGTTTCATGCGCATTCTGACGACCGGGTTCGTTCGTCACTATGCGGGACGCATGTTGAATATCCATCCCTCGCTGCTGCCGAAATATACTGGATTGAACACGCATCAACGGGTGCTGGACGCACACGATCAACTGCACGGGGCCAGTGTCCATTTCGTCACCGAGGAACTGGATGGCGGCCCACTGGTTGTACAGGCCCAGGTAACTGTATTGGAGGACGACGACGCTGACGGCCTTGCGGCAAGGGTGTTGCGGAAGGAGCACCAGATCTACGCCCTGGCAATACGCTGGTTCGCAGAGAAACGCTTATCAATGGATGAGAACGGCGAGGTCATACTGAATGGAAAGAGGCTTGAAAAACCCGTGGTGTTCACCCCGCTGGAACCTATCGGATAG
- a CDS encoding outer membrane beta-barrel protein, with protein MKYLTVIVIGGCLLLSSAAISEESVKGAGIEGNRYIGVMVSSPQYKEDDSNTDFRSAGLLVRGGMEFNEFLAVEGQFGLFGEDVVNDRSYQIEYLLSIYARGNLPLLDSRTRLFALAGVTHFSGNVPGFSSVDETTIGYGIGLELYADEQNALTLEWLRHAVGDIHNVDYKLESASLGFVHRF; from the coding sequence ATGAAGTACCTGACTGTTATTGTCATTGGCGGTTGCCTGCTGTTATCTTCTGCTGCCATTTCCGAAGAGTCTGTCAAGGGTGCAGGTATAGAGGGGAATCGCTATATCGGGGTTATGGTCTCTTCCCCGCAATACAAGGAGGATGATTCCAATACCGATTTTCGCAGTGCCGGCTTGCTGGTGCGAGGGGGCATGGAGTTCAATGAGTTTCTGGCAGTTGAAGGTCAGTTCGGTCTGTTTGGCGAGGATGTGGTCAATGACCGCAGCTATCAGATCGAGTATCTGTTGAGCATCTATGCCAGGGGCAATCTCCCTCTCCTCGACAGCCGGACCCGACTCTTTGCCTTAGCTGGAGTGACCCATTTTTCCGGTAATGTACCCGGATTCAGCAGTGTGGATGAGACTACGATTGGCTATGGTATTGGTCTCGAACTCTATGCGGACGAACAGAATGCGCTGACGCTTGAGTGGCTGCGTCATGCTGTCGGCGATATCCATAATGTCGACTACAAGCTGGAGTCGGCTAGTCTAGGGTTTGTTCATCGCTTTTAG
- the purM gene encoding phosphoribosylformylglycinamidine cyclo-ligase — protein MEYESKPSNPSSLSYRDAGVDIDAGNELVERIKPIVKQTFRSGVLAGLGGFGALFELPLDRYREPVLVSGTDGVGTKLKLALELNRHDSIGIDLVAMCVNDIVVAGAEPLFFLDYYATGKLDVEIATDVVQGIAAGCQQAGAALTGGETAEMPGMYAEGDYDLAGFCVGIAEKSRLILPERVQEGDTLIGIASSGPHSNGYSLIRKILQVSGANLDQPFQDNTLGDALLAPTRIYVKPLLALMQEVEIHALAHITGGGLPENLPRVLPDGCKAVIDSGSWQLPPIFEWLRTQGKLANGEMLRTFNSGIGMIVCVAQKETETTLKLLNDMGETAWVVGAIESADNTDIRVEISGPLA, from the coding sequence GTGGAGTATGAATCCAAACCCAGCAACCCCTCATCGCTCAGCTACCGGGACGCCGGTGTTGATATCGATGCGGGCAATGAACTGGTCGAACGTATCAAACCGATTGTTAAACAGACCTTCCGTTCAGGTGTACTCGCAGGACTCGGTGGGTTTGGCGCACTCTTCGAGCTGCCGCTGGATCGATACCGGGAACCGGTGCTCGTTTCAGGCACGGACGGGGTAGGCACTAAACTGAAACTGGCATTGGAGCTCAATCGCCATGATTCGATCGGCATCGACCTGGTGGCTATGTGTGTCAACGATATCGTAGTCGCAGGCGCCGAACCCCTGTTCTTTCTGGATTATTACGCCACTGGAAAACTGGATGTGGAGATCGCCACCGATGTGGTGCAGGGAATCGCGGCCGGCTGTCAACAGGCCGGGGCAGCCCTGACAGGCGGTGAAACCGCCGAGATGCCGGGCATGTACGCGGAAGGCGATTACGATCTGGCCGGTTTCTGTGTCGGTATTGCCGAAAAGAGCCGCCTGATACTCCCGGAGCGGGTACAGGAGGGTGACACACTGATTGGCATAGCCTCGTCTGGACCCCACTCGAATGGCTACTCCCTGATACGCAAGATACTCCAGGTCAGTGGCGCAAACCTGGATCAGCCCTTCCAGGATAACACCCTGGGTGATGCACTGCTGGCGCCCACCCGAATCTATGTCAAACCCCTGTTGGCCCTCATGCAAGAGGTGGAGATTCATGCCTTGGCCCACATTACCGGTGGCGGACTGCCCGAAAACCTTCCTCGAGTCCTTCCCGATGGTTGCAAAGCGGTGATCGACAGCGGCAGCTGGCAACTTCCGCCTATCTTCGAATGGCTGCGAACTCAGGGCAAGCTGGCCAACGGCGAGATGTTGCGCACCTTCAACAGTGGCATCGGCATGATTGTCTGTGTTGCACAAAAAGAGACCGAAACCACCCTGAAGCTGCTCAACGATATGGGTGAAACCGCCTGGGTTGTCGGGGCAATAGAATCCGCAGACAACACCGATATCAGGGTTGAGATAAGCGGACCGCTTGCGTGA
- the gshB gene encoding glutathione synthase: MTIQLGVVMDPIGTIKIQKDSTFAMLLAAQAKGWRIHYMEQKNLSLRDGVCWASTCDLQLRDDRSKWFEFGKRHLLPLHQLDVVLMRKDPPFDMEYIYSTYLLEQAEMHGCLVVNRPNSLRDANEKLFTSHFPQCTPPTLVTRNADEIRTFHQEQGDVILKPLGGMGGESVFRITRNDPNLGVIIETLTRHGSRYAMAQRFIPEISNGDKRILMIDGEPIPFALARIPAEGETRGNLAAGGRGEGVPLTERDRWIAEQVGPALRSRGILFAGLDVIGDYLTEINVTSPTCIRELDNQYGLDIAADLMDAISNKLNK, encoded by the coding sequence ATGACCATACAACTCGGCGTAGTGATGGACCCCATCGGTACCATCAAAATCCAAAAAGACAGTACTTTCGCAATGTTACTTGCCGCACAGGCCAAGGGCTGGCGAATTCACTATATGGAACAGAAAAACCTCTCACTAAGGGATGGTGTCTGCTGGGCATCGACCTGTGATCTGCAGCTCCGGGATGATCGATCGAAATGGTTTGAGTTCGGTAAAAGGCACCTACTGCCCCTGCATCAGTTGGATGTCGTATTGATGCGCAAAGATCCACCGTTTGACATGGAATATATCTATTCGACTTATCTTTTGGAGCAGGCCGAAATGCACGGCTGCCTGGTGGTCAATCGCCCCAACAGCCTGCGCGATGCCAATGAAAAGCTGTTTACCAGCCACTTTCCCCAGTGCACCCCACCCACCCTGGTAACCCGCAACGCCGATGAGATCCGCACATTCCATCAGGAACAGGGTGATGTGATCCTCAAACCCCTGGGGGGAATGGGTGGTGAGTCTGTATTCCGGATAACCCGGAATGATCCCAATCTGGGTGTAATCATAGAGACATTGACCCGCCATGGCAGCCGTTACGCCATGGCTCAGCGATTCATTCCTGAGATTTCAAACGGTGACAAGCGTATACTCATGATTGATGGAGAACCTATACCTTTTGCCCTAGCGAGAATCCCCGCAGAAGGCGAGACCAGGGGTAATCTGGCGGCTGGCGGCAGGGGTGAGGGCGTACCCCTTACAGAGCGTGACAGATGGATCGCCGAACAGGTGGGTCCGGCACTCAGGTCGAGGGGAATCCTGTTTGCAGGGCTCGATGTTATCGGTGACTATCTGACAGAGATAAACGTCACCAGCCCCACCTGTATCAGAGAACTGGATAACCAGTATGGACTCGATATCGCTGCAGATCTAATGGATGCGATTAGCAATAAGCTAAACAAATGA
- a CDS encoding energy transducer TonB has product MVLHVAVKADGSVEQIKVLHSSGHKILDDAAVRIVRLAAPFSPFPNEIRKETDILDITRTWQFLRSGRLNSQ; this is encoded by the coding sequence CTGGTACTCCATGTCGCGGTAAAGGCTGATGGCAGCGTTGAACAGATCAAGGTACTCCATTCCTCCGGCCATAAGATCCTTGATGACGCAGCAGTCCGAATCGTGCGTTTGGCCGCCCCCTTTTCACCCTTTCCCAACGAGATCAGAAAAGAGACCGATATTCTTGATATCACCCGTACCTGGCAGTTTTTACGCAGCGGCCGGCTCAACTCGCAATAG
- a CDS encoding aspartate carbamoyltransferase catalytic subunit: MSFSNKTLQLDDEQRLLHFLTIDGLDRATLTEILDTAEGFTGVSERTIKKVPLCRGKVVANLFFETSTRTRTTFELAAKRLSADVLNLNISASATSKGETLLDTLRNLEAMHVDMFIVRHASSGTAHFIAQHADRGVGVINAGDGRHAHPTQAMLDMFTIRRHKGEFAGLRVAIVGDVLHSRVARSQILALNTLGVSEVRAVAPRTLLPSDARSLGVHVYHNMEEGIWDVDVIIMLRLQKERMQGALLPSEHEYFSLYGLTEKRLALADSEAIVMHPGPINRGVEMDSQVADGSKSVILQQVSYGIAIRMAVISKVIGTQNLRMQEVAG; the protein is encoded by the coding sequence ATGAGTTTCAGCAATAAAACCCTGCAACTGGACGATGAACAGAGACTGCTCCACTTCCTTACCATCGATGGACTGGATAGGGCGACACTGACTGAAATCCTCGACACGGCAGAGGGATTCACCGGGGTCTCCGAAAGAACCATTAAGAAAGTCCCCCTATGCCGGGGTAAAGTAGTCGCCAATCTCTTTTTTGAAACCAGCACCCGGACACGAACCACCTTCGAATTGGCAGCGAAACGTCTCTCGGCGGATGTCCTCAACCTCAACATCAGCGCTTCCGCCACTTCCAAGGGTGAAACTCTATTGGACACGCTACGCAATCTGGAAGCGATGCATGTGGATATGTTCATCGTCCGTCACGCCAGCAGCGGGACCGCCCATTTCATTGCACAACACGCCGATCGGGGAGTCGGCGTCATCAATGCCGGTGACGGTCGTCACGCCCATCCCACCCAGGCGATGCTGGATATGTTCACCATCCGCCGGCATAAAGGTGAATTTGCCGGACTGCGGGTAGCCATTGTCGGCGATGTACTCCACTCCCGGGTAGCCCGTTCGCAAATACTCGCCCTGAATACGCTCGGGGTCTCGGAGGTTCGAGCTGTGGCTCCTCGCACATTGCTGCCATCGGATGCGCGCAGTCTAGGTGTTCATGTCTATCACAATATGGAAGAGGGTATCTGGGATGTGGACGTCATCATCATGCTGCGTCTGCAAAAAGAGCGTATGCAGGGTGCACTGCTCCCCTCTGAGCATGAGTATTTCAGTCTTTACGGACTCACTGAAAAACGCTTGGCACTGGCCGACTCGGAAGCGATCGTAATGCATCCAGGGCCCATCAACCGCGGTGTCGAAATGGACTCCCAGGTAGCCGACGGTTCAAAATCCGTAATCCTGCAGCAGGTCAGTTATGGCATTGCCATACGCATGGCGGTGATCTCGAAGGTTATAGGCACCCAGAACCTGCGCATGCAGGAGGTGGCGGGATGA
- a CDS encoding dihydroorotase, with protein sequence MRKKKDISILGGRVIDPANGIDEITDLHIAGGRILCLGSPPREFQASLTIDATEQVVCPGLIDLNTNLREPGAEHKATIASETQAAASGGITTICCTPDTYPVIDTPAVVGQIRHKARKAGYCRLLPQGALTQALKGDRLSEMAALKAAGCIAVTNAYTPLANTLVQRRAMEYASTFNLLIILRPEDHYLSNNGCAHEGKVADRLGLPGIPEAAETVAVARDLALAETTGAVIHFHALSSASAARTMAWAKREGRRVSADVAIHQLHLSETDIEGFDSSHHVRPPLRNDSDRNGLRDAVAKNVIQAICSDHQPHEADAKASPFPDTEPGISGLETLLPLTLKLVDQGVLELSDAIARLTCGPADILGLRMGRLTPNHPADICIFDPRQRWIVDKEKLLSAGKNTPFTGWEMPARVTHTLLKGRLVYSQNTHEENAT encoded by the coding sequence ATGAGAAAGAAGAAAGACATCTCAATCCTCGGTGGCAGGGTCATAGATCCGGCAAACGGCATTGACGAGATCACTGATCTGCACATCGCCGGCGGTAGAATCCTCTGTCTCGGCTCCCCCCCAAGGGAGTTTCAGGCAAGTCTCACCATCGACGCCACTGAACAGGTGGTCTGTCCCGGCCTGATCGATCTCAACACCAACCTGCGGGAACCCGGGGCGGAACACAAGGCCACTATAGCCAGTGAAACCCAGGCTGCGGCCAGCGGTGGGATCACCACAATCTGCTGCACCCCTGACACCTATCCGGTAATCGACACCCCTGCGGTGGTCGGACAGATCCGACACAAGGCACGTAAAGCGGGCTATTGCCGTCTTTTGCCCCAGGGTGCTCTGACCCAGGCCCTGAAAGGCGATCGACTGAGCGAGATGGCGGCACTCAAGGCGGCTGGCTGCATAGCTGTCACCAATGCCTATACCCCATTAGCCAACACCCTGGTTCAACGTCGAGCCATGGAGTATGCATCCACATTCAATCTGCTGATCATTTTACGTCCGGAAGATCACTACCTCAGTAACAACGGTTGTGCTCATGAGGGCAAGGTCGCCGACCGGCTGGGTCTGCCGGGCATTCCCGAAGCGGCTGAGACAGTCGCGGTTGCCCGCGATCTTGCATTGGCGGAGACCACTGGAGCTGTAATCCACTTTCACGCCCTTTCCAGTGCAAGTGCTGCGCGGACCATGGCATGGGCCAAGCGTGAAGGGCGACGGGTCAGTGCCGATGTAGCCATCCACCAGCTGCATCTGAGCGAAACGGATATCGAGGGCTTCGACAGCAGCCACCATGTCAGACCTCCCCTGCGAAATGACAGTGACCGTAACGGCCTACGCGATGCTGTCGCAAAGAACGTCATTCAGGCGATCTGTTCCGACCATCAGCCCCATGAGGCAGACGCCAAGGCATCACCCTTCCCCGACACGGAACCGGGTATTTCGGGACTCGAGACCCTGTTACCCCTGACCCTGAAACTGGTCGATCAGGGGGTTCTGGAGCTGAGCGACGCCATTGCCCGCCTGACCTGTGGCCCGGCGGACATACTCGGCCTGAGGATGGGGCGATTGACGCCAAATCACCCGGCGGATATCTGTATTTTCGATCCCCGTCAACGCTGGATTGTAGACAAGGAGAAGCTCCTCAGCGCGGGTAAAAACACACCGTTCACGGGTTGGGAAATGCCGGCACGGGTCACCCACACACTATTGAAAGGCCGATTGGTCTATTCTCAAAATACCCATGAAGAAAATGCAACGTGA
- the ruvX gene encoding Holliday junction resolvase RuvX produces MGTLLGFDYGSRKIGVAVGQTVTGTATALETLHLVNHKPDWQRIASLIEEWRPQALVVGLPLDVDDSETDATQPALRFSRQLEGRFHIKVYLADERYSSFEARDRLGHKAKRLENYDAVAAKLILETWLNEQ; encoded by the coding sequence ATGGGCACCCTGCTAGGGTTCGATTACGGCAGCCGTAAAATAGGCGTAGCTGTCGGGCAAACGGTGACAGGTACGGCAACCGCGCTGGAAACATTGCATTTGGTTAATCATAAGCCTGATTGGCAACGCATCGCGAGCCTTATTGAAGAGTGGAGACCTCAGGCCCTTGTAGTCGGTCTGCCACTCGATGTGGATGACAGCGAAACAGATGCCACACAACCGGCATTACGCTTCTCACGACAACTTGAGGGGCGATTTCATATCAAGGTCTATCTGGCTGATGAGCGTTACAGCTCCTTCGAAGCCAGGGACAGACTGGGACATAAAGCCAAGCGATTGGAAAACTATGACGCCGTAGCAGCCAAACTCATTTTGGAAACCTGGTTAAATGAACAATAG
- a CDS encoding DUF2066 domain-containing protein — translation MIQTRLKMAFQWLMFSAALLSAPWVSAERVGELYQAEVPVHGQSAQARADGIRSAFASVIVKVSGDRGLLNHPEIPGILKKASAYIQQYRYKTLETSNPEAAPDSPDRLLWVRFDERAVNRLLRQSGVPVWGGTRPSILVWLGQEQGARRDLLSLERERRLRHYLNRVGESRGLSFLWPLMDMEDRNAIRVSDLWGGFEENIRRASERYQPDVILVGRMTRQGSRSWRGEWLLYLPDKVNRWQTSAEGKVALASEGLNQAVDALALRFAPQQVTQGETDIRIRVHGLTRLADFVLVKEYLQSLAMIEQLDLLSADTEKVNFKVRIHGSREALERGIQLGSVLEPVESLDYSAAVENKNPEVVVGESLVYRLR, via the coding sequence ATGATTCAAACTCGACTGAAGATGGCTTTCCAGTGGTTGATGTTTTCGGCTGCTCTGTTGTCAGCGCCATGGGTATCTGCCGAACGGGTGGGGGAGCTCTATCAAGCGGAGGTTCCGGTTCACGGCCAGAGCGCACAAGCGAGGGCGGATGGAATTCGCTCGGCCTTCGCCAGCGTAATCGTGAAGGTGAGTGGTGATCGTGGCCTCTTGAACCATCCCGAGATCCCCGGCATCCTTAAAAAAGCGTCCGCATATATCCAGCAATATCGCTATAAGACACTTGAAACCTCCAATCCCGAGGCTGCACCGGATTCACCGGATCGCCTGTTGTGGGTGCGTTTCGATGAGCGGGCGGTCAATCGTCTGCTACGTCAGAGCGGTGTGCCGGTGTGGGGTGGTACGCGACCATCCATCCTGGTCTGGTTGGGCCAGGAACAGGGTGCGCGACGTGACCTGCTGTCACTCGAGCGGGAACGGCGCTTGAGACACTATTTAAACAGAGTGGGGGAGTCACGGGGACTGTCATTTCTCTGGCCACTCATGGATATGGAGGACCGAAACGCAATACGGGTAAGCGATCTGTGGGGCGGTTTTGAAGAGAATATCCGCCGGGCCTCTGAGCGATATCAACCTGATGTGATTCTTGTCGGCCGTATGACCCGGCAGGGCTCACGCAGTTGGCGAGGTGAGTGGTTGCTCTATCTGCCCGATAAGGTCAATCGCTGGCAGACCAGTGCCGAAGGTAAAGTGGCCCTTGCCAGTGAGGGCTTGAATCAAGCCGTTGATGCCCTTGCGTTGCGTTTTGCTCCACAACAGGTTACTCAGGGGGAAACCGATATCAGGATTCGCGTACATGGACTAACAAGGTTGGCAGACTTTGTATTGGTTAAAGAATATCTGCAGTCGTTGGCGATGATCGAACAACTTGATCTGCTATCGGCTGATACCGAAAAGGTTAATTTCAAGGTCCGTATTCATGGCAGTAGGGAGGCATTGGAGCGTGGTATTCAACTTGGTTCCGTGCTCGAGCCGGTGGAGTCCCTCGATTATTCGGCAGCAGTTGAAAATAAGAACCCAGAGGTGGTTGTTGGCGAAAGTCTGGTATATCGCTTGCGTTAG
- a CDS encoding YqgE/AlgH family protein translates to MRPETNLTNHFLIAMPRLEDPNFFHTVTYICEHTTDGAMGIVINRPMDLHLADIFEQLEIQISTTDIAEQPVYIGGPVQSDRGFVLHESSTEWASTLKVTTDISVTTSLDILEAIAAGKGPEHNLVALGYAGWGAGQLESELAQNAWLSGPAESDIIFNRASDERWQAAADLLGVDLNLLSGDTGHA, encoded by the coding sequence ATGCGTCCTGAAACCAATTTAACCAACCATTTCCTCATCGCCATGCCGCGCCTCGAGGACCCGAATTTCTTCCATACCGTCACCTATATATGTGAACACACCACCGACGGTGCAATGGGTATAGTCATCAATCGTCCTATGGATCTGCATCTGGCGGATATATTCGAACAACTGGAGATACAGATCAGCACCACCGACATTGCTGAACAGCCGGTCTATATCGGCGGCCCTGTACAGAGTGACCGGGGATTCGTGCTGCATGAATCCAGTACGGAATGGGCATCGACGCTGAAGGTCACCACAGATATCAGTGTCACAACCTCACTGGATATCCTTGAGGCCATCGCTGCCGGCAAGGGTCCTGAACACAATCTCGTTGCCCTTGGATACGCCGGCTGGGGTGCGGGCCAACTTGAGAGTGAATTGGCTCAGAATGCCTGGCTGAGCGGGCCGGCTGAGAGCGACATCATCTTCAACCGGGCCAGCGATGAGCGTTGGCAGGCAGCCGCCGACCTGCTCGGCGTGGACCTGAACCTGTTGAGCGGCGATACTGGCCACGCATAG
- a CDS encoding CDP-alcohol phosphatidyltransferase family protein, whose protein sequence is MQSKDIPNLISVLRILLTIPIVWLLFEHEFSYALILFAVAGISDGIDGFLAKRFGWQSHLGGLLDPLADKALLMSSFLVLGGLGLIPVWLVMLVIFRDLTIMGGALYYNFSVEELDANPSLISKLNTLLQIVLVLLVVTNAGPFTLPSQLLTWLTWVTGFTTLVSGIAYVWVWTNKARDKGWR, encoded by the coding sequence ATGCAGAGTAAGGATATCCCCAACCTGATCAGTGTACTGCGCATCTTATTGACTATCCCGATTGTCTGGTTGTTGTTTGAGCATGAGTTCTCCTATGCCCTGATACTGTTCGCAGTAGCCGGTATTTCCGACGGCATCGATGGTTTCCTCGCAAAACGGTTTGGTTGGCAAAGCCACCTGGGAGGTTTACTCGATCCTTTAGCCGACAAAGCCTTGCTGATGAGTTCATTTCTGGTGCTCGGAGGTTTGGGGCTGATTCCTGTCTGGCTGGTGATGCTTGTGATCTTCCGCGATCTCACCATTATGGGTGGAGCGCTCTATTATAATTTCAGTGTTGAAGAACTGGACGCTAATCCAAGTCTGATCAGTAAGTTGAACACATTGTTACAGATAGTGCTGGTGCTGCTGGTAGTGACAAATGCCGGCCCTTTTACCCTGCCTTCCCAGCTGCTGACCTGGCTCACCTGGGTTACCGGATTCACCACCCTGGTCAGTGGTATTGCCTATGTCTGGGTATGGACAAACAAGGCTCGTGACAAAGGCTGGCGCTGA